A region of Myxococcaceae bacterium JPH2 DNA encodes the following proteins:
- a CDS encoding acetamidase/formamidase family protein — MHRLVTALLVCGVPSLVLAQAPATERWVVTTDLWGNALYQGLTLERTGKRLGGELDGDTLEGERSGNDVRFVVTDAQHARATYTGKVSGDTLRGTADLPDSNHPNVRVKHAFSARRIPERPAGPPRTHDFKPTSYSNEFSATREPVLTLWAGDTLHTTTLDSGGVDEHGVTQALFGNPQTGPFFIADARPGDTLVIHLKRLKLNRRYADSLDTVVGRALTPALAAKAVDLGKPVRWKLDLERGVASPETPTERLKDFTVPLRPMLGGVAVAPGFGLPAFSTGDTSRFGGNMDFNEVVEGNTVYLPVFQPGALLYFGDAHAAQGDGETSQYALETSLEVELTVDVVHGKAASMPRVESPTHLMVLGQAGSLDDALRAATSGLTQWLEQDYGLTLSESAQVLGSSAQYVVANLAGRSVGVVAKLDKARLATLKPVVK; from the coding sequence ATGCATCGACTCGTCACGGCGCTCCTCGTCTGCGGTGTCCCTTCCCTCGTGCTCGCGCAGGCTCCCGCGACGGAGCGGTGGGTCGTCACGACGGACCTCTGGGGCAACGCGCTCTACCAGGGCCTCACGTTGGAGCGCACGGGCAAGCGGCTGGGCGGCGAGCTCGACGGCGACACGCTGGAGGGCGAGCGCAGCGGCAATGACGTGCGCTTCGTCGTCACCGACGCGCAGCACGCGCGCGCGACCTATACCGGCAAGGTGAGCGGCGACACGCTTCGCGGCACCGCGGACCTGCCGGACTCCAATCACCCGAACGTCCGCGTGAAGCACGCCTTCAGCGCGCGGAGAATCCCCGAGCGCCCCGCCGGTCCTCCGCGCACGCACGACTTCAAGCCGACCAGCTACTCCAACGAGTTCTCCGCCACTCGCGAGCCGGTGCTCACGCTCTGGGCGGGCGACACGCTGCACACCACGACGCTCGACTCGGGCGGCGTGGACGAGCACGGCGTCACGCAGGCGCTCTTCGGAAATCCGCAGACGGGGCCGTTCTTCATCGCGGATGCGCGTCCCGGGGACACGCTCGTCATCCACCTGAAGCGCCTGAAGCTCAACCGGCGCTACGCGGACAGCCTGGACACCGTCGTCGGACGGGCGCTCACGCCGGCGCTGGCCGCCAAGGCGGTGGACCTGGGCAAGCCCGTGCGCTGGAAGCTGGACCTGGAGCGCGGCGTGGCGAGCCCCGAGACGCCGACGGAGCGCCTCAAGGACTTCACGGTGCCGCTGCGGCCCATGCTCGGAGGAGTCGCGGTGGCGCCGGGCTTTGGCCTGCCCGCCTTCTCCACCGGAGACACCAGCCGCTTCGGCGGGAACATGGACTTCAACGAGGTGGTGGAGGGCAACACCGTCTACCTCCCCGTCTTCCAGCCCGGCGCGCTGCTCTACTTCGGCGATGCCCACGCCGCGCAGGGCGACGGAGAGACGTCTCAGTACGCGCTGGAGACCTCGCTAGAGGTCGAGCTGACCGTGGACGTCGTGCACGGCAAGGCCGCGTCGATGCCGCGCGTGGAGTCGCCCACGCACCTCATGGTGCTGGGACAGGCGGGCTCCCTGGATGATGCCCTGCGCGCGGCGACGAGCGGCCTGACGCAGTGGCTGGAGCAGGACTACGGGCTGACGCTCTCGGAGAGCGCGCAGGTGCTGGGCAGCAGCGCGCAGTACGTCGTGGCCAACCTGGCGGGCCGCAGCGTGGGTGTCGTCGCGAAGCTCGACAAGGCGCGGCTCGCGACGCTCAAGCCCGTGGTGAAGTGA
- a CDS encoding thiamine pyrophosphate-dependent dehydrogenase E1 component subunit alpha, whose amino-acid sequence MSRPRLIKEASAPLPLDRELLIRIHDLMVKARVLEERLIQMYKQGHGYFWIGGPGEEAFNVPLGLLMKVGQGPAYDFLHAHYRQSATLLAMGEEPIGALRQMKNTASDPYSGGRNFAGHFSIRAKNVVPVSSPIEVQYAMAPGTALAQKRLGGDSITIVTGGDAGTAEGDFASCLVWCSRPAEPLPVLMIVTNNKWGISTSGAEQHGEQRVADRGRAFGIQCKTINGNDPVEAYQELKEAMAYVRKERRPFLLEANVSRLYGHSSASGANLVTEEVDCLKQFEARLEQDGVLTRQQMDDTRNRYAEDMAAAARLVRDEPLPAPETIWNHIYAEKK is encoded by the coding sequence GTGTCCCGACCCCGACTGATCAAAGAAGCCTCCGCGCCGCTCCCGCTCGATCGGGAGCTGCTCATTCGCATCCATGACCTGATGGTCAAGGCACGCGTGCTCGAAGAGCGCCTCATCCAGATGTACAAGCAGGGCCACGGCTACTTCTGGATCGGCGGCCCCGGTGAGGAGGCGTTCAACGTCCCCCTCGGGCTCCTCATGAAGGTGGGCCAGGGTCCGGCCTACGACTTCCTGCACGCGCACTACCGTCAGTCCGCCACGCTGCTCGCCATGGGCGAGGAGCCCATCGGGGCGCTGCGGCAGATGAAGAACACGGCGTCGGACCCCTACTCCGGCGGCCGCAACTTCGCGGGCCACTTCTCCATCCGCGCCAAGAACGTGGTGCCGGTCTCCTCGCCCATCGAGGTCCAGTACGCGATGGCCCCGGGAACGGCGCTGGCCCAGAAGCGCCTGGGCGGCGACAGCATCACCATCGTCACGGGCGGAGACGCGGGCACGGCCGAGGGCGACTTCGCCTCGTGCCTCGTGTGGTGCAGCCGCCCCGCCGAGCCGCTGCCGGTGCTGATGATCGTCACCAACAACAAGTGGGGCATCTCCACGAGCGGAGCGGAGCAGCACGGCGAGCAGCGCGTGGCCGACCGCGGCCGGGCCTTTGGCATCCAGTGCAAGACCATCAACGGGAATGACCCGGTGGAGGCCTACCAGGAGCTGAAGGAGGCCATGGCCTACGTGCGCAAGGAGCGCCGGCCCTTCCTGCTGGAGGCCAACGTGTCGCGCCTCTACGGACACTCGTCCGCGTCCGGCGCCAACCTGGTGACCGAAGAGGTGGACTGCCTCAAGCAGTTCGAGGCGCGCCTGGAGCAGGACGGCGTCCTCACGCGCCAGCAGATGGACGACACGCGCAACCGCTACGCCGAGGACATGGCCGCTGCCGCGCGCCTGGTGCGCGACGAGCCGCTGCCCGCCCCCGAGACCATCTGGAACCACATCTACGCGGAGAAGAAATAA
- a CDS encoding alpha-ketoacid dehydrogenase subunit beta — protein MANMAQAIRMALHYAEENLGVTDIFGEDVGAPLGGVFTCTQGLKTAWNSPLDERGIIGMAMGLAMAGSRPVAEIQFCDYVYNTIDLLKLAGNTCWASNGDWNMPMVVRTPVGSGIRGSMYHSHSFDATMTHIPGWKIVMPSTPLDAYGLLISACQEPNPVMFLEPKALLRVKGEERIPGEPDDDRALSKMIDAPLGDRSQWRPQWPNLEAFAIPIGKGKIVREGTQLTVVSYGRTLPLCVKAAAALADEGISAEVIDLRSLWPYDWEMIQASVQKTGRVLYVNEDTEVTNFGEHLVRRTVDELFYSLLAPPKLLAGKFIPGIGLADTLEMASVPQLGDITEAMRALAVQQP, from the coding sequence ATGGCCAACATGGCACAGGCCATCCGCATGGCCCTGCACTACGCCGAGGAGAACCTGGGCGTCACGGACATCTTCGGCGAGGACGTGGGCGCGCCCCTGGGCGGCGTCTTCACGTGCACGCAAGGCCTGAAGACGGCGTGGAACAGCCCGCTGGACGAGCGCGGCATCATCGGCATGGCCATGGGATTGGCCATGGCGGGCTCGCGCCCCGTCGCGGAGATCCAGTTCTGCGACTACGTCTACAACACCATCGACTTGCTCAAGCTGGCGGGCAACACCTGCTGGGCGAGCAACGGCGACTGGAACATGCCCATGGTGGTGCGCACGCCGGTAGGCAGCGGCATCCGCGGGTCGATGTACCACTCGCACTCGTTCGACGCGACGATGACGCACATCCCGGGCTGGAAGATCGTCATGCCCTCCACGCCGCTGGACGCGTACGGGCTGCTCATCTCCGCGTGCCAGGAGCCCAACCCCGTCATGTTCCTGGAGCCCAAGGCGCTCTTGCGCGTGAAGGGCGAGGAGCGCATCCCGGGCGAGCCCGACGATGACCGCGCGCTGTCGAAGATGATCGACGCGCCGCTCGGAGACCGCAGCCAGTGGCGGCCGCAGTGGCCGAACCTGGAGGCGTTCGCCATCCCCATCGGCAAGGGCAAGATTGTCCGCGAGGGCACGCAGCTCACCGTGGTGAGCTACGGCCGCACCCTGCCCCTGTGCGTGAAGGCCGCCGCCGCGCTCGCCGACGAGGGCATCAGCGCGGAGGTCATCGACCTGCGCTCGCTGTGGCCCTACGACTGGGAGATGATCCAGGCCTCCGTCCAGAAGACGGGCCGCGTGCTCTACGTCAACGAGGACACCGAGGTGACGAACTTCGGCGAGCACCTGGTGCGCCGCACCGTGGACGAGCTGTTCTACTCGCTGCTCGCGCCGCCCAAGCTGCTCGCGGGCAAGTTCATCCCCGGCATCGGTCTGGCGGACACGCTGGAGATGGCGTCGGTGCCGCAGCTGGGTGACATCACCGAGGCGATGCGCGCGCTCGCGGTGCAGCAGCCGTAA
- a CDS encoding GNAT family N-acetyltransferase, producing MALLLRELGYPQGTDQQTVHWVISHPEIEIFVAGDPQDRPVGMVSFSHRPQLRLRGRVATVDELVVSEPWRRRGVGRALLAQVVERGRVLSVKQLQLISPLASTPETRQFYQACGFSEMDSGVFRHAETETRR from the coding sequence ATGGCCCTGCTCCTCCGTGAGCTGGGCTATCCCCAGGGAACGGATCAGCAGACGGTCCACTGGGTCATCAGCCATCCGGAGATTGAAATCTTCGTGGCCGGTGACCCGCAGGACCGCCCCGTGGGCATGGTGTCGTTCTCCCACCGGCCCCAGCTGCGGCTGCGCGGGCGCGTGGCCACGGTGGACGAGCTGGTGGTGTCCGAGCCGTGGCGTCGCCGGGGCGTGGGACGGGCGCTGCTCGCGCAGGTGGTGGAGCGAGGCCGGGTGCTGAGCGTCAAGCAGCTCCAGCTCATCTCGCCGCTGGCCTCCACCCCGGAGACGCGCCAGTTCTACCAGGCGTGCGGCTTCAGCGAGATGGACTCGGGCGTGTTCCGCCACGCCGAGACGGAGACGCGCCGCTAG
- a CDS encoding TIGR02266 family protein — protein MTTKADAPDAAGEPNPYANRRTDERVAARFEVRFEQMQDAARALRAYSLNVSAGGLCLRTRKAYDVGAQVRLAMVIGGEEFNLTGIIAWVRDESEAIGVRFTDVSDEDHARLSRVLQSFKR, from the coding sequence ATGACTACGAAGGCGGATGCACCGGACGCGGCGGGGGAGCCGAATCCGTATGCGAACCGACGCACGGATGAGCGGGTGGCCGCTCGGTTCGAGGTGCGGTTCGAACAGATGCAGGACGCCGCGCGTGCGCTGCGTGCCTATTCGCTCAACGTGTCGGCCGGCGGGCTGTGCCTGCGCACGCGCAAGGCCTACGACGTGGGCGCGCAGGTGCGGTTGGCCATGGTGATTGGTGGCGAGGAGTTCAACCTCACCGGCATCATCGCGTGGGTGCGGGATGAGTCCGAGGCCATCGGCGTGCGCTTCACCGACGTGAGCGACGAGGACCACGCTCGGCTCTCGCGCGTGCTGCAGTCCTTCAAGCGCTGA
- a CDS encoding SpoIIE family protein phosphatase, with the protein MPTSVAIPGQTGTHSREITATRGDSTATRLTGNLGLAQEATGTLLAPLEAGELPNVAAIKGLRLDQLLLLTTGALVVLIVGLLAGLSAVSTQAQFEETSSRFTQRLQEQARELGQTVSHTLALTSATSLRDNNYAFLTEVARSIIADNRNILRVQMFDADGLLVADSDADAKLGTASAGRSTERRWASAFFQGQPVFEFQEPLDYGSQSGKGVVVISYSLEQLQKQLQALEESKRATVRANTVRMLGLGLGFVLLAGVLVAVQSRRITRPLGVLTRRVMQLAAGDLSARASVARGAGREVTTLGVVFNHMAERIKVLLDDVRAKAQLEREVSLARTVQETLLPGRDAVQVGAVRIAGLVVPADACGGDWWFRAALDEVRVVIGVGDVTGHGLSTSLVATSATSGFASAMTLREPSQVNAQMLITALNVTLANVGRGEHQMSSALAVIDTRNGVIDYAAGGHPSPVVYNRHSGQVASLPARGPLLGANVASQFTSRQAQLRPGDIAVWFTDGLTEARDGANRLYGTQRLAAAVQAHAHLSIEALRDALLADVRAYSAGQPQRDDITVVVAEFSPAT; encoded by the coding sequence GTGCCCACGTCTGTCGCCATTCCGGGCCAGACCGGCACGCACTCGCGTGAGATCACCGCCACGCGCGGAGACTCCACGGCGACCCGCCTGACGGGCAACCTGGGGCTCGCTCAGGAGGCGACGGGCACGCTGCTCGCGCCGCTGGAGGCGGGTGAGCTGCCCAACGTGGCGGCCATCAAGGGGCTCCGGTTGGATCAGCTCCTGCTCCTCACCACCGGCGCGCTGGTGGTGCTCATCGTCGGGCTCCTGGCGGGACTGTCCGCGGTGTCCACGCAGGCGCAGTTCGAGGAGACCTCCAGCCGCTTCACCCAGCGCCTCCAGGAGCAGGCCCGAGAGCTCGGCCAGACGGTGAGCCACACCCTGGCGCTCACCAGCGCCACCAGCCTGCGCGACAACAACTACGCCTTCCTCACCGAGGTGGCGCGCTCCATCATCGCGGACAACCGCAACATCCTCCGCGTGCAGATGTTCGACGCGGACGGTCTGCTCGTGGCGGACAGCGACGCGGACGCGAAGCTGGGGACCGCCTCGGCGGGTCGCTCCACCGAGCGCCGCTGGGCCAGCGCCTTCTTCCAGGGCCAGCCCGTCTTCGAGTTCCAGGAGCCGCTCGACTACGGCTCGCAGAGCGGCAAGGGCGTGGTCGTCATCAGCTACTCGCTGGAGCAGCTCCAGAAGCAGCTCCAGGCATTGGAGGAGAGCAAGCGCGCCACGGTGCGCGCCAACACCGTGCGCATGCTGGGCCTGGGCCTGGGCTTCGTGCTGCTCGCCGGCGTGCTGGTGGCGGTGCAGAGCCGCCGCATCACCCGGCCGCTGGGCGTGCTCACCCGGCGCGTGATGCAGCTGGCCGCCGGAGACCTCAGCGCCCGCGCCAGCGTGGCTCGGGGCGCGGGCCGTGAGGTGACCACGCTCGGCGTGGTGTTCAACCACATGGCCGAGCGCATCAAGGTGCTCCTGGACGACGTGCGCGCCAAGGCTCAGCTGGAGCGCGAAGTGTCGCTCGCGCGCACGGTGCAGGAGACGCTGCTGCCCGGCCGCGACGCGGTGCAGGTGGGCGCGGTGCGCATCGCCGGGCTGGTGGTGCCCGCGGACGCGTGCGGTGGCGACTGGTGGTTCCGCGCCGCGCTGGACGAGGTCCGCGTGGTGATTGGCGTGGGCGACGTGACGGGCCACGGCCTGTCCACGTCGTTGGTGGCCACGAGCGCGACCAGCGGCTTCGCCTCCGCCATGACGCTGCGCGAGCCCTCGCAGGTGAACGCGCAGATGCTCATCACCGCGCTCAACGTCACCCTGGCCAACGTGGGCCGGGGCGAGCACCAGATGTCCAGCGCCCTGGCCGTCATCGACACGCGCAACGGCGTCATCGACTACGCGGCCGGCGGTCACCCCAGCCCCGTCGTCTACAACCGCCACAGCGGACAGGTCGCGTCGCTGCCCGCGCGCGGCCCGCTCCTGGGCGCCAACGTCGCGTCCCAGTTCACCTCTCGCCAGGCGCAGCTTCGGCCCGGGGACATCGCCGTCTGGTTCACGGACGGCCTCACCGAGGCGCGCGATGGCGCCAACCGCCTCTATGGCACCCAGCGGCTCGCCGCCGCGGTGCAGGCCCACGCGCACCTCTCCATCGAGGCGCTGCGCGATGCCCTGCTCGCGGATGTGCGGGCCTATAGCGCCGGACAGCCGCAGCGCGACGACATCACCGTCGTCGTCGCCGAGTTCAGCCCCGCCACCTGA
- a CDS encoding tetratricopeptide repeat protein: MRPRSASSRPAAALVLLAALAAPPALAQYREPPMSESQRLVRQGESAQVSANAASASGDKKGAEEKFRKALQLYEQALAAEPQSVAAAAGVGDAANALQDFQRTVDRVQPVYAAHPEELSLAYPLGVAYFKLRRFPEAVPVLEKVAAADQPEQLIVHYYLASYYLYAQDGDRAVTRLQRYLALRPEKLAANDFQVQELLGRAHLLRKDAAQARASFEKAQAGRPEAVSLQLGLASVLELEGRLPESLALLERLAPKFPTAPEPKERLGRLYLAGGEVPRAEAQALALVKLGNTPAAHLLLGDVRLAQKQPAQAETEFRQVLTLQPGLVLGQIAVGKSLQAQGRHEEAIQFLEAAVQAGGNSLELWSTLGSVNRRAGRFQRAVEVHRRVVEMVPRRALGWVLLGADHFATGQWDQCIDDYANALQLEPDHAGAKLWLARALAHRARDRAEASRLDDAVRDLKRAFDLDHSSATARRLGAAQLDARQYADARKTLESGVALPGATWRDHLLLGYARLGAMDAQASLDAFTQAGKATEEPDEQAEASVGAALAEVELGQVDAAVQRLSAVGPSKAASQVAEANLPRVLVRRALSRLEAGDAASANRDLDAVDRVGTGKRADLAKLAQFVRALARAEEGRYADASAGLKRALAPAQRWAWPNTRPLAEAWVLYRQGKVPAARKLVTGAAKKPMPGQPKWVASLTGALLRREASLAYGTGNMKGAEKALRAALATEPEDALVQHNLACVDWRKGRAAEALTVWKRLEPTVATASLNLGIDAQERRHEPAEAVDAWRRYLASGQGARAAQVREWKERLQGLYGLAESASGAPAEAAAEETP, from the coding sequence ATGCGCCCACGTTCCGCTTCCTCGCGCCCCGCCGCCGCGCTCGTGCTCCTGGCCGCGCTGGCCGCGCCTCCCGCGCTCGCGCAGTACCGCGAGCCGCCCATGTCCGAGTCCCAGCGACTGGTGCGCCAGGGCGAGTCCGCCCAGGTGTCCGCCAACGCCGCCAGCGCCTCGGGTGACAAGAAGGGCGCCGAGGAGAAGTTCCGCAAGGCGCTCCAGCTCTATGAGCAGGCGCTCGCGGCCGAGCCCCAGTCCGTGGCCGCCGCGGCGGGTGTGGGCGACGCGGCCAACGCGCTCCAGGACTTCCAGCGCACGGTGGACCGCGTGCAGCCGGTGTACGCGGCGCACCCGGAGGAGCTGTCGCTCGCGTATCCGCTGGGCGTGGCGTACTTCAAGCTGCGCCGCTTCCCCGAGGCCGTGCCGGTATTGGAGAAGGTGGCGGCCGCCGACCAGCCCGAGCAGCTCATCGTCCACTACTACCTGGCCAGCTACTACCTCTACGCGCAGGACGGAGATCGCGCGGTGACGCGGCTCCAGCGCTACCTGGCGCTGCGCCCGGAGAAGCTCGCGGCCAACGACTTCCAGGTCCAGGAGCTCCTGGGCCGCGCGCACCTGCTGCGCAAGGATGCGGCGCAGGCGCGCGCCTCGTTCGAGAAGGCCCAGGCCGGGCGCCCCGAGGCGGTCTCCCTGCAATTGGGGCTGGCCTCGGTGCTGGAGCTGGAGGGCCGGCTGCCGGAGTCCCTCGCGCTGTTGGAGCGGCTGGCGCCGAAGTTCCCGACCGCGCCCGAGCCCAAAGAGCGGCTGGGCCGGCTCTATCTGGCGGGAGGGGAGGTGCCCCGCGCCGAGGCCCAGGCGCTGGCGCTCGTGAAGCTGGGCAACACGCCCGCGGCGCACCTGCTGTTGGGCGACGTGCGGCTCGCGCAGAAGCAGCCCGCGCAGGCGGAGACCGAGTTCCGTCAGGTGCTGACGCTTCAGCCCGGACTGGTGCTGGGACAGATCGCCGTGGGCAAGTCGCTCCAGGCGCAGGGCCGTCACGAGGAGGCCATCCAGTTCCTGGAGGCCGCGGTGCAGGCGGGTGGCAACAGCCTGGAACTGTGGTCGACGCTCGGCTCGGTGAACCGGCGCGCGGGTCGGTTCCAGCGCGCGGTGGAGGTGCACCGGCGCGTGGTGGAGATGGTGCCGCGTCGCGCGCTGGGCTGGGTGCTCCTGGGCGCGGACCACTTCGCCACCGGCCAGTGGGACCAGTGCATCGACGACTACGCGAACGCGCTGCAGCTGGAGCCCGACCACGCGGGGGCCAAGCTGTGGCTGGCGCGCGCGCTGGCGCATCGGGCGAGAGACCGCGCGGAGGCGTCGCGGCTGGATGACGCCGTTCGCGACCTGAAGCGCGCGTTCGACCTGGACCACTCGAGCGCGACGGCTCGGCGACTGGGGGCCGCGCAGCTCGATGCGCGCCAGTACGCGGACGCGCGCAAGACGCTGGAGTCGGGCGTGGCGCTCCCCGGCGCGACGTGGCGCGACCACCTGCTGCTGGGCTACGCGCGGCTCGGTGCGATGGACGCGCAGGCCTCGCTCGATGCGTTTACGCAGGCGGGCAAGGCCACCGAGGAGCCGGATGAGCAGGCCGAGGCCTCGGTGGGCGCGGCGCTGGCCGAGGTGGAGCTGGGGCAAGTCGACGCGGCCGTGCAGCGGCTGTCCGCGGTGGGCCCGTCCAAGGCCGCGTCGCAGGTGGCCGAGGCCAACCTGCCGCGCGTGCTGGTGCGCCGGGCCCTGAGCCGGCTGGAAGCCGGAGACGCGGCGAGCGCGAACCGCGACCTGGATGCCGTGGACCGGGTGGGCACCGGCAAGCGCGCGGACCTCGCGAAGCTCGCGCAGTTCGTCCGAGCGCTCGCCCGCGCCGAGGAGGGACGCTACGCGGACGCCAGCGCGGGCCTGAAGCGCGCCTTGGCTCCGGCGCAGCGCTGGGCGTGGCCCAACACGCGGCCCCTGGCGGAGGCGTGGGTGCTGTATCGCCAGGGCAAGGTGCCCGCCGCGCGCAAGCTGGTGACGGGCGCCGCGAAGAAGCCCATGCCCGGGCAGCCCAAGTGGGTGGCCTCGCTCACCGGCGCGCTGCTGCGCCGCGAGGCCTCGCTGGCGTATGGCACGGGCAACATGAAGGGCGCGGAGAAGGCCCTGCGCGCCGCGCTCGCCACGGAGCCCGAGGACGCGCTCGTGCAGCACAACCTGGCCTGCGTCGACTGGCGCAAGGGCCGCGCGGCCGAGGCGCTCACCGTGTGGAAGCGGCTGGAGCCCACCGTGGCCACGGCCTCGCTCAACCTGGGCATCGACGCGCAGGAGCGCCGCCACGAGCCGGCCGAGGCCGTGGACGCGTGGCGCCGCTATCTGGCCTCGGGGCAGGGTGCCCGCGCGGCTCAGGTGCGCGAGTGGAAGGAGCGGCTCCAGGGCCTGTACGGGCTGGCGGAGTCCGCGAGCGGTGCGCCGGCCGAGGCCGCCGCGGAGGAGACCCCATGA
- a CDS encoding SGNH/GDSL hydrolase family protein yields the protein MGVVGTLGLLAACGLGGDTSRAESIAASLSSRTSQDAAQAPLEPTPVLDLRDEKHTTPRPPPAPKPTFQPGFHQALRGSIATDGLTTFRLRLRVGRAGDRVRITFRAGDGNLTLQRASIARAGDDTGALASAPVTIAFRGSAGFATGARTLVTSDPVAFPVTVSDEVIISFEAQGNVAASTIDAFPGSFARAGAFAMTQGPLGGAPWEKAVGVATVDVEGPPGRAFVAIGDSITEGYMSSHSDTRKAWPSLAEQQLGIPVVNSGVSGEGFWDAQLNLQQEVLSMEGVTDCIVLLGTNDLSSGLSVAELEDRMTRMLDSLEPFCRLWVGTLLPKEKTHYGDYGQVKAQRHALNAWIRQLSRATVIDLEAVTRQPSNPDLFLPGLAVDGIHPSEQGHQVMAAEVVRMLRAKGGL from the coding sequence ATGGGAGTCGTGGGGACGCTCGGGCTGTTGGCTGCATGCGGCCTGGGAGGAGACACCTCGCGCGCGGAGTCCATCGCCGCGAGCCTGTCGTCGCGCACCTCGCAGGACGCGGCCCAGGCACCGCTGGAGCCCACTCCCGTGCTGGACTTGCGTGACGAGAAACACACCACGCCCCGGCCACCGCCCGCGCCGAAGCCCACGTTCCAGCCGGGCTTTCATCAGGCCCTGCGCGGCTCGATCGCCACGGATGGACTGACGACGTTCCGCCTGCGCCTGCGCGTGGGCCGTGCGGGTGACCGCGTGCGCATCACGTTCCGCGCGGGGGATGGCAACCTCACGCTCCAGCGCGCCTCCATCGCCCGAGCGGGAGACGACACCGGAGCGCTCGCCTCGGCGCCCGTGACCATCGCGTTCCGAGGCTCGGCGGGCTTCGCCACGGGGGCTCGCACGCTGGTGACGTCGGACCCCGTCGCGTTTCCGGTGACGGTGTCCGACGAAGTGATCATCTCGTTCGAGGCCCAGGGCAACGTGGCCGCGAGCACCATCGACGCCTTCCCCGGCAGCTTCGCGCGCGCCGGAGCGTTCGCGATGACCCAGGGGCCCCTGGGCGGAGCGCCGTGGGAGAAGGCCGTGGGCGTGGCCACGGTGGACGTGGAGGGACCGCCAGGACGCGCCTTCGTGGCCATCGGGGACAGCATCACCGAGGGCTACATGAGCAGCCACAGCGACACGCGCAAGGCGTGGCCGTCGCTGGCGGAGCAGCAGCTCGGCATCCCCGTGGTGAACTCGGGCGTGTCCGGCGAGGGCTTCTGGGACGCCCAGCTCAACCTCCAGCAGGAGGTGCTCTCGATGGAGGGCGTCACGGACTGCATCGTGCTCCTGGGCACCAATGACTTGAGCAGCGGCCTGAGCGTGGCGGAGCTGGAGGACCGGATGACGCGCATGCTCGACAGCCTGGAGCCCTTCTGTCGCCTCTGGGTGGGCACGCTGCTGCCCAAGGAGAAGACGCACTATGGCGACTACGGGCAGGTGAAGGCCCAACGCCACGCGCTCAACGCGTGGATCCGCCAGCTCTCGCGCGCGACGGTCATCGACCTGGAGGCCGTCACGCGCCAGCCCAGCAACCCGGACCTGTTCCTCCCCGGGCTCGCCGTGGACGGCATCCACCCGAGCGAGCAAGGCCACCAGGTGATGGCCGCCGAGGTGGTCCGCATGCTGCGCGCCAAGGGCGGCCTGTAA